One genomic segment of Chlamydiota bacterium includes these proteins:
- the glnA gene encoding type I glutamate--ammonia ligase — protein sequence MTAKEVIQMLKEKKIQIVDLKFNDFPGTWQHFSVPTHELTEEVFEEGLGFDGSSIRGWQAIHASDMLVMPDPDTAMIDPFNQRPTLSLLCNIIDPITKERYTRDPRNIAQKAESYLKSTGLGDTAYIGPEPEFFIFDGVRFDQNSHEGYYHIESREGIWESGRSDLPNLGYKPRHKEGYFPVAPTDQLQDIRNEMIMVMEQCGITIERQHHEVATAGQAEIDLRFDSLTRMADKTMLYKYVVKNIAWKYGKTATFMPKPLFGDNGSGMHTHQSIWKGGKPLFAGKGYAGLSDMCLYYIGGILKHAAALCAIVAPTTNSYKRLVPGYEAPVNLAYSSRNRSASIRIPMYSANPKAKRIEVRFPDPSCNPYLAFSAMLMAGLDGIQNKIHPGEPLDKNIYDLPPQELKKVPSVPSSLDASLKALEKDHEFLLKGDVFTQDVLDTWIEYKTRNEFDAVRLRPHPYEFFLYYDA from the coding sequence ATGACAGCAAAAGAAGTGATACAGATGCTCAAGGAAAAAAAAATTCAAATCGTTGATCTGAAATTCAACGATTTCCCAGGGACGTGGCAGCATTTTTCTGTCCCAACTCATGAATTGACAGAAGAAGTTTTTGAAGAAGGACTTGGATTTGATGGTTCCAGTATCCGTGGCTGGCAAGCCATTCACGCCAGTGACATGTTGGTGATGCCAGATCCTGACACCGCTATGATCGATCCTTTTAATCAAAGACCTACCCTCTCTCTATTATGTAACATCATTGACCCCATTACCAAGGAGCGTTATACCCGAGATCCTCGCAATATTGCTCAGAAGGCCGAAAGTTATCTTAAGAGCACAGGACTGGGCGATACTGCTTACATTGGACCTGAACCTGAGTTTTTTATTTTTGACGGTGTTCGTTTTGATCAAAATAGCCATGAAGGTTATTACCACATCGAATCTCGAGAAGGTATTTGGGAAAGTGGAAGAAGTGATCTTCCAAATCTCGGCTATAAGCCCCGGCATAAAGAAGGTTATTTTCCTGTTGCCCCAACGGATCAACTTCAGGACATTCGAAATGAAATGATCATGGTCATGGAACAATGTGGAATTACCATTGAACGCCAGCATCATGAAGTTGCAACGGCCGGTCAGGCTGAAATTGATCTTCGGTTCGATTCACTAACACGTATGGCTGATAAAACCATGCTTTACAAGTACGTTGTTAAAAATATCGCCTGGAAGTATGGAAAAACAGCGACCTTTATGCCCAAGCCTCTCTTTGGAGATAACGGTTCAGGAATGCATACCCATCAAAGTATTTGGAAGGGTGGAAAACCCCTCTTTGCTGGAAAGGGTTATGCAGGTTTAAGCGATATGTGTCTTTATTATATCGGAGGCATTCTCAAGCATGCAGCAGCGCTCTGCGCGATTGTTGCACCCACAACCAACTCTTACAAGAGATTGGTTCCGGGCTATGAAGCTCCGGTCAACCTCGCTTACTCTTCGAGAAATCGAAGTGCTTCCATTCGTATTCCAATGTATTCGGCCAATCCCAAAGCCAAACGCATTGAAGTCCGGTTTCCGGATCCTTCCTGCAACCCTTACTTGGCTTTTTCAGCCATGTTAATGGCCGGGCTCGATGGAATTCAAAATAAGATTCATCCCGGGGAACCTTTGGACAAGAACATTTATGATCTTCCTCCTCAGGAATTAAAGAAGGTACCCAGTGTTCCTTCTTCTCTTGACGCTTCGTTGAAAGCCTTAGAAAAGGATCATGAATTCTTACTCAAGGGAGATGTTTTTACACAGGATGTGCTTGATACATGGATCGAGTACAAGACCAGAAATGAGTTTGATGCGGTCCGTTTAAGACCCCATCCTTATGAATTCTTCTTGTATTATGATGCTTAA
- a CDS encoding P-II family nitrogen regulator translates to MKKVECVVKPFKLEEIKEALSELGVSGMTVSEVKGFGRQKGHTELYRGSEYTVDFLPKIKLEIVLPDDLVEKAIQTILNVAKTGNIGDGKIFIYPIQEAIRIRTGEKGEKAI, encoded by the coding sequence GTGAAGAAGGTTGAATGTGTTGTGAAGCCGTTTAAACTCGAAGAGATTAAAGAAGCGTTGTCCGAATTAGGCGTCAGCGGTATGACGGTGAGCGAAGTAAAGGGATTTGGTCGACAAAAAGGTCATACAGAACTTTACCGAGGAAGTGAGTATACAGTCGATTTTTTGCCCAAGATCAAGCTGGAAATTGTCTTACCGGACGATCTCGTAGAAAAAGCGATTCAGACCATCCTGAATGTTGCCAAGACGGGAAACATTGGAGATGGGAAGATTTTCATCTATCCTATTCAAGAAGCCATTCGGATTCGAACGGGTGAAAAAGGGGAAAAGGCTATTTAA
- a CDS encoding tetratricopeptide repeat protein — translation MIENAYQKLKEGHFERAIEAFSECVAQNSLQANAYEGRAQAYFQLKNWSLSLSDFSKAKELNPDNLENWIGVAMSLAMHNKIYEAIGVFDALLSNHPKYVRGYIQLGQLYYRLGIIAKGHQQMEKALISDPSLSERRTIEKIQKEQKELDKRRFYRPDFEALRQKNLSSKNNWFKTILNLFKKSEKQELEE, via the coding sequence ATGATTGAAAACGCCTATCAAAAATTAAAAGAAGGACACTTCGAAAGAGCGATTGAAGCTTTTAGCGAATGTGTCGCTCAAAATTCCCTTCAGGCGAATGCCTACGAGGGACGTGCACAAGCCTATTTTCAACTTAAAAACTGGTCTTTGTCCCTCTCTGATTTTTCTAAAGCCAAAGAACTTAATCCCGACAATCTGGAAAATTGGATTGGAGTAGCGATGAGTCTGGCCATGCATAACAAGATTTATGAAGCGATTGGAGTTTTTGACGCCTTACTTTCAAATCATCCAAAATATGTTCGAGGATACATTCAGCTCGGTCAGCTCTATTACCGTCTGGGGATTATTGCCAAAGGACATCAACAAATGGAAAAAGCCCTAATCTCGGATCCATCGTTATCCGAAAGGCGAACGATCGAAAAGATTCAAAAAGAGCAGAAAGAATTGGATAAAAGGCGTTTTTATCGCCCTGACTTTGAGGCCCTACGCCAAAAAAATCTTTCATCAAAGAATAATTGGTTCAAGACGATACTAAATTTATTTAAAAAAAGTGAGAAGCAGGAGTTAGAAGAGTAG